Proteins from a single region of Cytophagaceae bacterium:
- a CDS encoding META domain-containing protein, translating to MEIQSSVNSNEILGDWIYKNRFLGDAIDTPCGYAVTNVRELTLKVEENTENKENLKLTGNSAVNMLFADLKILTFDKATGIGTLKIEHLGSTKMAGPPDLMQCEQGYFEMLNDAADFKIENNKLMIGHFKKDNTPSRDGGTYMIFEKAK from the coding sequence ATGGAAATACAATCATCGGTAAATTCCAATGAAATTCTTGGTGACTGGATTTACAAAAACAGATTCCTGGGTGATGCCATCGATACGCCTTGTGGGTATGCTGTAACTAATGTGAGGGAATTAACTTTGAAAGTTGAAGAAAACACTGAAAATAAAGAAAATCTCAAACTAACGGGAAATTCGGCAGTAAATATGCTCTTTGCCGACTTGAAAATCCTGACATTTGACAAGGCTACCGGAATTGGAACATTGAAAATCGAGCATTTGGGAAGTACAAAAATGGCAGGCCCGCCGGATTTGATGCAGTGTGAGCAGGGGTATTTTGAAATGCTCAACGATGCAGCTGATTTTAAAATTGAAAACAATAAACTTATGATAGGCCATTTCAAAAAAGATAACACACCTTCACGTGACGGTGGTACTTATATGATTTTTGAAAAGGCTAAATAG